TGCGGCACGGTCATGTTGGCGCGTGTCGCAGTGGGGTCGCAGGGCTTCACGGGCGCGCCGCTCAACCTCGGCGTCCAGGCGAGCAGCGGCGCGCCGCGCAACCTCAGCGCGCCAGAGTGCAGCGTCGCGCCGCTCAGCCTCGGCGCTCAGAAGTACAGCGTCGCGCCGCGCGTCGCGCCGCGCGCTGGCCTGGTGCACGCCAAGAAGGATGAGCCCGCAAACGGCGAGGCAGCCCAGGATGTACAACACGAATTGCCATTCAAACGACATGACGGTTCTCCTGACCGACGAGTCGGGGATGAACTGAGAGGGGCCGCAGCAGCGCGAGCAGGTCGCGCACCGACAGTCCGCACAGCTGGGCCAGCGGAGCGATCGCCGCAGCTGGCAACACGACCTCGTGCGATGCCCTTAGGGCAGCCGTGGCGGACACCCAGGCGCGCAGAGGTTGCAGAGCGTCACTACCAGCGAGCGACCGGGCGTCGAGCGAAATGGAGCCGTACGGTCTGATGTCCAGGTCGCGGATTACTCGCTTGATGATGTCTTCGTGGTCGACTTCCAGCACCCAGCTCAACACAGTGAGTCGCCACGACGAAATTTCGCGACGGCCGGTCTCGACCGCTTCGAGCGTACGAGCGGTAAATGGGGTCTCGATGAGATCCTTCACCGCCCGAGCGACGTCTGGTCGCGTGAGGCCGCGCGCGGTCCGGCACTCTTGCAGAACTGCACCCAGTGCTCGCCGATAGCGCATCTCGTCTTGATGCACGTCCCGCCCCCGGATCAGTCGCACTCGGACTTGCCTGGTCACGCCGTAGCTAGCCCCCCGGCCACCACAGCTTGAGAAGGTTGCAGCGTCAATCAGTTTCGCGTCGCGGTCAACCCTCATTCGCAATCTGACCCAGTAGCAAGAAACGCGGAAAGTTGAAGATTTAAGCAGTCTGTCCAAATGAGATCCATTGGCACGACGCGTAACGAGCACGTTACCGAGAAGAGTCCGTCCAACCGGGTGCACGGACCAGACCGCCCGACACGAAAGGGTTGACCGCGCCGGTTTCATCGGCCACGGAGGAAGAGCCATGATCGAATGCGCCACGCGGCCCTCCTCTCCGAGGATCACGCCCCGACGTGAGACCATCTCCGTCTGCAAGGCTTCGAACCTTGCGCAAGTTTGAGGCAGCGCGTGCAAGTGTGCAAGTTCCATCCGGGTGAATCGAGAAGAGTCGGAGCACCATGAGCCAGGCCAAAGCGGCAGGTCTCGGCGCGCAGCTGCGCGCCCTGCGGAAGTCCCGCAAGACCTCGATGAAGACGATCGCAAGCAAGTTGGGCTGGAGTGAGTCCAAGGTGTCCCGCATGGAGACCGGTCTCAGGACGGTGGAGTCGGAGGAGGTGGCCGCGTACCTCGCACTGCTGGGCGTCACCGGAGCCGAACGCGAACGGCTGATGGCAATGGCGAGGACCCCGACCGAGCCAGCGTGGCTGGAGACGATCACTGGCCTGCCCGAGAGTTCGATCACGCTGGCGACGTGGGAGTCCCAGGCGCGCTCGCTCACGGACTGGTCGCCGCTGCTGATTCCGGGGCTGCTTCAGACGATGGAGTACGGGCGGGCGTACATGCTCGCCGATCGCATCCCCGAGGCCGAGGTGGGCGTTCGCCTGATGGCACGCCAACACCGCCAGCAGGTGCTCGACCGGATCGACTACACGGCCATCGTTGACGAAACCGTGTTGCACCGACGCGTTGGCAGCGACAGAGTTCGCCGTAACCAGTTGCGCCACCTGCTCGACGTCGCGCACGAGCGTACCGGCGTCTCCATACGCGTCATCTCTGTCAGAGCTGAGGCACATGCTGGTCTGGTGAGCCCCTGGTTGCTCCTGGAGTTCGAAGAGAAACCACCTATGGTCCACATCGAATTGAGCAGGTCAGCCGTGTTCTTCGCAGAACCCGCCCAGACCGACACCTACGTGGCCACGCGCGCCCAGCTTCTTGCGCTTGCGATGGATGAGGGAGACTCGCTGAGGGTGATCGAGCACGCCCTGAGGGAGTGAGGTCCTATGGCACAGCCTGCGCCGTCCGGATGGCGGCGATCCAGCCGCAGCGGGTCGGAGTCGAACTGCGTCGAGATCAAGAGCGGCTTCGGCCTGCTGCGGGACTCCAAGCACCCTGAGGTTGAGCTGCCCATCCACCCGGCCGCGCTGCGTGCGTTCCTGCGCAGCGTGGGTCAGGCCGGCAGCTGACCGTGTCGTGGCTCGCGCCCCGCGGATGGTGGGCGCGAGCCACGACGCTCCGGTAGGCGCGGCGCCCTACGGCCGGTTGGTCCAGGGTCGCACTTCTGCACCACCGCTCACGCATCGCTCACGCAACGGCCCTCCCCGGCCCTGAAAGGGCTGGGGAGGGCCTTGTTCTTGCAGGTCAGAGGGTGGGCCGCCAGGGGCTCGAACCCTGAACCAACGGATTAAAAGTCAGGCCGGGTTCGTGTTGGCCTGTCCAACTGCGGCCCTCTAAATCCTGCAAAATCCCAGCTTGACGGCGGTTCGAGTCCCACCCCGTCCCGCCTCGTCCGTCCGCATCCCAGGGCGTCCGCTCACGCACCGCTCACGCACCGCTCACGCGTTTTGCCGTGCCCGTACGCGGGATCGCCGCAGCTGTAGCCTCGGCAGCCTTGATCGCCAGGTGCGGAAACACGCTGGTGTAGGTGTCGAGCGTCAGCGTGATGCTTGAGTGCCCCAGGGTCTCCTGGACGATCTTCGGCTCGACGCCAGCCGCGAGCATCACGGATGCGGCAGTGTGCCGGAGATCGTGGAGGCGCACTGGCGGAAGACCCGCCGCAGCCACCTGACGCTCGTGTCGGTCGGTCACCCACTCCGGTACGAGCGGCGCTCCGTCTTCGCGGGTGAACAGCCGGCCGCTGTCCTTGTCCTGCCACGCGGCGCCCCACTGCATCCGGGCCTGCCGCTGTCGCTGCTGGTGCTTGCGCAGGACTCGAACCGTCTCGGCATCCAACCCGATCACGCGGTGACTCCTGGCGCTCTTAGGTCTGCTCGCCTTGACCACGCTGCCCAGCATCACCAGCTGCTCGTGGATGCTGAGTGACGCCGACTTGGCGTCGAAGTCGGTGTGTCGCACCCCGCACGCCTCGCCGCGGCGCAGGCCCCGGTAGACGAACAGGTGCCACATCGCGTACAGGGGATCATCGGCCAGGTGGTCGAGGTACACACCAGCTTGTGCTGGAGTCCACACCATGACCGGGCTCGGTCGGTCTCCTGTCGCGCGCCACTGACGTACCCGCTCGTCGGTCCACACCAATGCCGGTGGCCGCTTACCGTGTTCCAGCTCCACCCACTTGGCCGGGTTGAAGTGCGTGACCGGATCGTCGCGAATCAGGTCGTTGAGGGCCTTTCGGAGCGTGGCTCGGATGCGCTGTTGAGTCGCTGGCCCGGTGATTCTCCGAAAGGGGGGCAGCGCCTCCAACTCCGCGCGGATGGCCCGGCGTTCAGAGCGGTCACGGGTTGCGGCAAGCCGCGAACGCGCCTCTCGGCGTAGGGCGTTACCTTCCTCGATCTCCTCGTTGCGTTCGTCGATCATCGTAAACATGTGATCAAGTTGGGCGACCGTGAGGCGGTCACGCCGTATGTGTCCGATAGCGGGATTGATGTGCACACGGATATGACTTTCATAGCTTCGCCTGGTGGTTTCACGCAGGCTTTTCCGTCCTGCAATCCATGCCGATAGAGCATCGCCAAGCGTCTCAGTGGTGTGCAACGTCGCACCACCTCGCCTAAAACGAGCCGCCGTTTCTTCGAAGTCAGGAATTGGCAACTTCGCCTTAGAAGCGGTGGACAGCAATGCAACGATACGCTCCACTCCCTCGTTGTCCCCTTCGTCGGGAATGCCAAGCAGTGCCCGCACCTTGTCGAGGTCGTTGGACGCCTTTTCACTGGACGCGTATCCACTACGGGAAAAGTTTCTACGCTCACCGGTTTTCGGATGGTTCGGCAGTTCTTGCCGGAGACTCCAGGTACCGTGCCGCTTACCGTTCAGCTTCGGACACCTTTTACCGAGCGGCTTCTTCGTTTCCGGATCACGACAATAGCATCTTCTGTGAATAGAACCTCTCATTGCCACCCTTTCCGACAAAGGTCATCAGTTGTTGTCGACGCGGCTGAGGTGCCGCCGACGTGGCACGTCGTTGACGGCCCGGCGCAGTTCCGTCGCCCCTTCAAGAGTGCGTTCCAGGTTATTGATCCGTGCCATTACCAGCGCTGCGTACTCCTCCACTCGGCGGGTCATGTAATCGCGCACCAGCACGGCGATCAGCGCGACCCACGACACCGCAGTCACCGTCCGGACGAGACCGGCGACGGGCAACGGGAACAGGCCGACGCCGGAGTGCAGGATGGCCCGCAGGTCGACCAGGTAAGCGACCGTGAGCAGGCCGGTGGCGAGCGCGACGACGGAACGCAGAGTGAGCAAAGCCCCTCCCAGTGCAGCAGTCTCCGCAACATTGCGGTCTAACGTCCCGCCTATCCCCGCCGCATGATGACCCGTTACGCCCTAGGGGAGTACGGCCTTCCGGTCCACTCGATCAGCCGACACGGACTAGTGCAGTCCCGACGCTCCGTGTGCCTCGTCACCCTCGGCGTCCAGCTCGGCCCGCAGCTCTGCCAACGCCGCCTCGAACGCCGGGCGGCCGAACGCGGCACGCACGGCCCGAAGCATCTTGAGAGCCTGAGCGGTCGACACGGGATCACTGACCATCGGCCGTGGCGTTCCGGCACGGTTAGGCGGATCACCCTCCAAGGCCGTGGCGTGCCGACCTTCCAGCACGGCCTCCACACTGTTCGGAGCCCAGAGCATCCCGCGTTCGTAGCGGCGCAGTGTTCTCGGCCAGTACTTCTCGCGGCGCGCGGACTCGATCGACTGGACGGTGTCCAGGCTGACGCCCCCACGGGCTGCGACGTCAGCTTGCGACCAGCCGTGGTGGTTGCGGCGGTCGACGGCCAACTTGGCCAACCGACGCCAGGCCGCCAGGTCATAGTCCATGACTGCTCATAGTGCCGGATTCAGCCCGGTTGGTCCAGGCGGGATCAGGCGGCATCAGGCGGGAAACCGTAGCCACTGACCTGCTGTTACTCCGTTAGAGTCCGCCCAAACGGGCCGGATCAGGTGGAATCAGGCAGGTTCAGGCTTGAAGCCCGCCTGATTCCGCCCTATCGTGTGACCCATGCCTCGCACCACCACACGAACGAATGGCGTGGCCATCCGCACGATCCGCGTCCTCAGCGGCCTCAGCGTCCGCGATGTGGTCGCTCGGCTGGATGACCTGGGCGTCTCGGCACACCCCGACCACATCCGCAACCTGGAGACGGGCGCCCGCAAGGGCTCGCGCGAGGAGCTGGTGGCCGCTCTCGCCACCGTCCTCGACGTGCCGTTCGAGACGATCGCGTCAATCCGATGACCGCCCCGCTCAAACGTTCGATGACGCTGGCCGAACTGGTCACGCTGCCGACCGTGGTGTCCCTGGACACGGCGAACGTTGCGCTCGGGTTGAGCCGATCCCGCGGCTACGACCTGGCCAGGACGGGCGACTACCCGGTGCGGGTCTTGCGGGTCGGCCGCGGGTACCGCGTCGCGACCACCGACCTGTGGCAGGCGCTCGGCGTGCCGATGCCGGACCTCAGCCCCGCTGCACAAGAAGGAAGCCGTTCGCCCGCATAGCGAACGGCTTCCACGACCACGATGAGAAAGGCCCTCTCGTGACCGAACACATGATCTCAGATTCATCGGCGAACCGCTGGTTCGTCCCGCAGCTGCCGCCAGTGCCGTCGGCGCACCAGGCGGACGACCGTCCGGTGGACCTGGCGGACCCGGTGGAGCGGTTGTTGCACGCGTTCCTCGGCCGCGGCGCGCGGTTCGCGTTGGCGGGTGCGGTGTCGGAGTGGATGGACCTGCCCGACTCGGTGCGGGCGGTGTTGCCGCAGCGGGTGGTGGCGGCGCAGGACCAGGTGGTCGCGGCGCTGCGGGTGGGTGCGGCGGAGGAGCCGCCGGTGGAGGCGGTGGCCGAGGGCGGCGCGGCGTACCTGTGGGCGGTGCCGTGCCTGGACTGCGGGGCCGAGGCGGAGCGGGCGTGCATGGGGGTTCCGTCGGCGCTGCACGTGCACACGGCAAGGTTGTTCGCGGTGCTGTTGGTCGCGGTGTCGGACGCGCCGGCGGTGTGCGCGCTGGTGGAGAGCGCCTACCGGAAGGTGTTGGCGCACCCGGTGCCGGTGTCGGCCGCCGTGGTGGAGCTGGCCGAGCGGGGCGACGTCGCGGGTGGTGACCGGTGATGGCGTTGCCCAAGTGGAAGTTGCAGCTCGCGGAGCGGATGCGCGCGGCGGAGGCGTCGATCCGGGCCGCGTTGGACGGCGGCGCGTTAGTGGCGCTGGCGGAGGCTGACCGGGCGCTGGCGGAGGTCACGGAGGCGCTGGCCGCGCGGACCTCGGACGAGGTGACGCGGTCGCTGCTGACGCGCGGTGCGGGCGCGATGCGCGCCCGCGCGGCGGCGGTCGAGGCGACCGCGGCCGGCTACGCGGGCGAGGCGGGCGGCGAGGGCCAGGGCGACGAGGACGAGCCCGCCGGCGGAGAGCCGACGTCGACGGCGGCGCCGGTGACGGTGACGGCCGGACCTGCGGAGGATCGCTCTGAAGCCGGTGCCGCGGCGGGTGCGATGCCTCCCGCGTCACCGGCCGCCGGTGATCCGTCCTCGTCGGTTCCCGAGGGGGCCGCGTCCGAGGCCGACGTGACGGAGGAGACGTCCGAGGCCGGGCCGGTCGATCCGGTGGTGGAGGCGCAGGAGGCGGCCCGGCAGATCATGCTGGTGCACTCCGCGTGCCCGAGGCCCGAGGATCTGCGGGCGCTGGAGTCGGCCGCCGAGGTGCTGGCCGACGAGGTGGACGACTACAGCGACACCCTCACGGCGATCCGGACGGACCTCGGGCTGCCGGACCTGCCGCACGAGATGCCCCACGCGGCCCGACGTACCACGACGCGCGCCGAGGTGGCCGCGTTCGCGGACCGGATGTGGGCCCTGCCCGACGAGATCGCCGAGGTGCTGGGGCTGCCGGTGGGCGTCGGAACCGAGGAGGTCCTGGCCGCGGTGCGCGACCTGAAGGCCCAGGCTGCCGGCGCGAAGGGCGGGTGATGGCCGTGCGCGCCGTGCTGCGCCTGGTGGTCGACGTCGCCGAGGTCGTCGCGGCCTGGTTGCACCTCGTGGTGTGGACCACCGCCGCGATGGGCCTGGTCCTGCTCGCCGGTGTCGCCGGTGCCGTCGTGGGCGGCCCGGCGCTGGGCGGCTTGCTGGTCGGCGCGCTGTCGGTCTGCGTCGTCGTCACCCTGCTCACCCTGCTCGCCGCCCTGCACATCCGCACACCCTGGAGAACGAGTCCGCTCATGCCCACCACCCATCCCCGCGCCGTGCGCCGGGCCGCCGCGGCGGTGTTCGCGGCGCTGCTGCTGCTCGCCCTGCTGGTCGGCTGCCGAGGCCCCGGCGGGCCGCGTCCCGCCGGTGTGTCCGCCGAGGTCGTCATCACCGGGGCGGTGATGGTCAAGTGACGATGGACCGGACCCGTGACCGGGTGGACGTGATGCTGTCCGCGTTGGTGCTGCACGTCCCCTGCCTGGACGACCCGCGGCACTGCGCCGAGTGCGGCGCGCCCGTGCCGGACGACGACGCCCGCCGGCGGCACCTGCTGGCGGCGATGCTCACCACGGTGGTGGACAGCGTCGCCGCGGACTGGCCCGCGCCGGTCGCCGACGCCGTGGCCGCAGCCCGCGCGCTGGACCACCCCGCCGTGCGCACCGTGCTCGCCTCGCACGACGCGATGCGCGAGGAGGTCCGCGTGGCGCTGATCGCCTACCAGGCGTTGGAGGACCTGCACCGCCAGGTGGTGGCCGAGGCCCGGCTGACGCGCGCGGTGCGCGACGACGCGATGGACGAGCTGGCGCGCGTCCGGGTCCGGCTGCGGGTCCTGCTCGGCCTGGACGGCGACGGCCTGGACGTCGGCGCGGTCACGCTGCCCGAACTGCTCGACCGCGTCGCCGAGCACGTCACCGGCGGCCGGGGCGCTCGCCCGGAGGACACCCGATGAACGACCTGGCGCTGGGCGCGCTGGCGGTGGTGCTGCTCGTCCTGGCGGGGCTGACGGTGCTGGCGATGGCCGCCGCCAACATCGCCGGCCAGTGCCGGCGGGACGAGTTCGGGCGGCCGGGCCGGACCGGGCCGTCGCCCGCGCGGGACCTAAGGGACCTGGCCGATGGCGGGCGGGTGCCCGATGTCCGGTGACCCGATGCGACCCGGTCGCGCCCGGCAGGTGGCCGATGGCTGGTCGGGGCCTGGCTGGCTGGTGTGGCTGCTGGCCACCCCGGTCATCGGCTCCGCCGTGGTGCTGTCGTTCGCCGGGCTCGCGGAACTGGCCCGCGCGTGCCGGATCGCGGGCTGGCTGGTCTACCTGTGGCCGGTCAGCCTGGACGCCACCGGTGTGGTAGCCACGCTGATCTGGCTGGACCGCCGCGCCCCGACCGACGCCCGCCGTGCGGCGCGGCTGTTGGCGCTGGCCGCCATCGCATTGTCCATCGGGGGCAACAGCCTGTGGCACTGGCTGGTCGCGCGTGGCTACCAGCCCGAGGTGTGGGTGCAGATGGCCGTCGGCGCGGTC
The sequence above is drawn from the Saccharothrix australiensis genome and encodes:
- a CDS encoding tyrosine-type recombinase/integrase; the encoded protein is MRALLGIPDEGDNEGVERIVALLSTASKAKLPIPDFEETAARFRRGGATLHTTETLGDALSAWIAGRKSLRETTRRSYESHIRVHINPAIGHIRRDRLTVAQLDHMFTMIDERNEEIEEGNALRREARSRLAATRDRSERRAIRAELEALPPFRRITGPATQQRIRATLRKALNDLIRDDPVTHFNPAKWVELEHGKRPPALVWTDERVRQWRATGDRPSPVMVWTPAQAGVYLDHLADDPLYAMWHLFVYRGLRRGEACGVRHTDFDAKSASLSIHEQLVMLGSVVKASRPKSARSHRVIGLDAETVRVLRKHQQRQRQARMQWGAAWQDKDSGRLFTREDGAPLVPEWVTDRHERQVAAAGLPPVRLHDLRHTAASVMLAAGVEPKIVQETLGHSSITLTLDTYTSVFPHLAIKAAEATAAAIPRTGTAKRVSGA
- a CDS encoding helix-turn-helix transcriptional regulator, yielding MPRTTTRTNGVAIRTIRVLSGLSVRDVVARLDDLGVSAHPDHIRNLETGARKGSREELVAALATVLDVPFETIASIR
- a CDS encoding helix-turn-helix domain-containing protein codes for the protein MELAHLHALPQTCARFEALQTEMVSRRGVILGEEGRVAHSIMALPPWPMKPARSTLSCRAVWSVHPVGRTLLGNVLVTRRANGSHLDRLLKSSTFRVSCYWVRLRMRVDRDAKLIDAATFSSCGGRGASYGVTRQVRVRLIRGRDVHQDEMRYRRALGAVLQECRTARGLTRPDVARAVKDLIETPFTARTLEAVETGRREISSWRLTVLSWVLEVDHEDIIKRVIRDLDIRPYGSISLDARSLAGSDALQPLRAWVSATAALRASHEVVLPAAAIAPLAQLCGLSVRDLLALLRPLSVHPRLVGQENRHVV
- a CDS encoding helix-turn-helix domain-containing protein, with amino-acid sequence MDYDLAAWRRLAKLAVDRRNHHGWSQADVAARGGVSLDTVQSIESARREKYWPRTLRRYERGMLWAPNSVEAVLEGRHATALEGDPPNRAGTPRPMVSDPVSTAQALKMLRAVRAAFGRPAFEAALAELRAELDAEGDEAHGASGLH
- a CDS encoding DUF397 domain-containing protein; translation: MAQPAPSGWRRSSRSGSESNCVEIKSGFGLLRDSKHPEVELPIHPAALRAFLRSVGQAGS
- a CDS encoding DNA-binding protein — translated: MTAPLKRSMTLAELVTLPTVVSLDTANVALGLSRSRGYDLARTGDYPVRVLRVGRGYRVATTDLWQALGVPMPDLSPAAQEGSRSPA
- a CDS encoding helix-turn-helix domain-containing protein; protein product: MSQAKAAGLGAQLRALRKSRKTSMKTIASKLGWSESKVSRMETGLRTVESEEVAAYLALLGVTGAERERLMAMARTPTEPAWLETITGLPESSITLATWESQARSLTDWSPLLIPGLLQTMEYGRAYMLADRIPEAEVGVRLMARQHRQQVLDRIDYTAIVDETVLHRRVGSDRVRRNQLRHLLDVAHERTGVSIRVISVRAEAHAGLVSPWLLLEFEEKPPMVHIELSRSAVFFAEPAQTDTYVATRAQLLALAMDEGDSLRVIEHALRE